One window of Streptomyces sp. SUK 48 genomic DNA carries:
- a CDS encoding TetR/AcrR family transcriptional regulator, whose amino-acid sequence MARMSAEERRESVVRAAMEEFGRGGYYGTSTEAIAKRVGVSQPYLFRLFPGKRAIFLAAAERCVEDTIRMFREATEGLEGEEALHAMAGAYTTAIAEQPALLMMQMQMYLAVAAAEQEGDREFGEAVRAGWMRLWDAVDLPLGTCVKDTTEFMAYGMLINCLVAMGFPREHRVWDNLDTIPFERGTGGSDA is encoded by the coding sequence ATGGCCAGGATGAGTGCAGAAGAGCGGCGCGAGAGCGTCGTCCGCGCGGCGATGGAGGAGTTCGGCAGGGGTGGCTACTACGGCACCTCCACCGAGGCCATCGCCAAGCGGGTCGGCGTGTCGCAGCCGTACCTCTTCCGGCTCTTCCCGGGCAAGCGGGCGATCTTCCTCGCGGCGGCCGAACGCTGCGTGGAGGACACCATCCGCATGTTCCGCGAGGCGACCGAGGGCCTGGAGGGGGAAGAGGCCCTGCACGCCATGGCGGGGGCCTACACCACGGCGATCGCCGAGCAGCCCGCGCTGCTGATGATGCAGATGCAGATGTACCTGGCCGTCGCCGCCGCCGAGCAAGAGGGCGACCGGGAGTTCGGCGAGGCCGTACGGGCCGGCTGGATGCGGCTGTGGGACGCGGTCGATCTGCCGCTCGGCACGTGTGTGAAGGACACGACCGAGTTCATGGCCTACGGAATGCTCATCAACTGCCTGGTGGCCATGGGCTTCCCGCGCGAGCACCGCGTGTGGGACAACCTGGACACGATCCCGTTCGAACGAGGGACGGGCGGGTCGGACGCGTAG
- a CDS encoding MaoC family dehydratase, with protein MTAKIGYDDVEVGTELPAQTFPVTRATLVRYAGASGDFNPIHWNEKFAKEVGLPDVIAHGMFTMAEAIRVVTDWLGDPAAVVEYGVRFTRPVVVPNDDQGALIEVSAKVAAKLDDNTVRVDLTATSAGQKVLGMSRAVVRLA; from the coding sequence ATGACGGCGAAGATCGGCTACGACGATGTCGAGGTCGGCACCGAACTCCCGGCGCAGACCTTCCCCGTGACGCGCGCCACGCTCGTGCGCTACGCGGGTGCCTCCGGTGACTTCAACCCCATCCACTGGAACGAGAAGTTCGCCAAGGAGGTGGGGCTGCCGGACGTCATCGCGCACGGCATGTTCACCATGGCCGAGGCGATCCGCGTGGTCACCGACTGGCTCGGCGACCCGGCCGCGGTCGTGGAGTACGGCGTCCGCTTCACCAGGCCGGTCGTCGTGCCCAACGACGACCAGGGCGCCCTGATCGAGGTCAGTGCCAAGGTCGCGGCCAAGCTGGACGACAACACGGTCCGGGTGGACCTCACCGCGACCAGCGCCGGCCAGAAGGTGCTGGGGATGTCGCGGGCGGTCGTACGGCTCGCCTGA
- a CDS encoding MaoC family dehydratase N-terminal domain-containing protein yields the protein MALDQSFVGRTYPPTAPYEVGREKIREFAEAVGETNPAFTDPEAAKALGHPDVIAPPTFVFSITFRAAGQVIEDPQLGLDYDRVVHGDQKFAYRRPVRAGDRLTVTSTIEAIKSLAGNDIVDIRGEVHDEAGEHVVTAWTKLVARAAEEV from the coding sequence ATGGCGCTCGACCAGTCCTTCGTGGGACGGACCTACCCGCCCACCGCGCCCTACGAGGTGGGCCGGGAGAAGATCCGCGAGTTCGCCGAGGCCGTGGGGGAGACCAACCCGGCGTTCACGGACCCCGAGGCCGCCAAGGCGCTCGGGCACCCCGATGTGATCGCCCCCCCGACCTTCGTGTTCTCGATCACGTTCCGCGCCGCAGGCCAGGTGATCGAGGACCCGCAGCTCGGCCTGGACTACGACCGGGTCGTGCACGGCGACCAGAAGTTCGCCTACCGCCGCCCGGTCCGCGCCGGCGACCGGCTCACGGTCACCTCCACCATCGAGGCGATCAAGTCCCTCGCGGGCAACGACATCGTGGACATCCGCGGTGAGGTGCACGACGAGGCGGGCGAGCACGTCGTGACCGCCTGGACCAAGCTCGTGGCCCGCGCGGCCGAGGAGGTTTGA
- the rpmG gene encoding 50S ribosomal protein L33, translated as MAATDVRPKITLACVECKERNYITKKNRRNNPDRLEMKKHCPRCNAHTAHRETR; from the coding sequence GTGGCTGCCACCGACGTCCGCCCGAAGATCACGCTGGCCTGCGTGGAGTGCAAGGAGCGGAACTACATCACCAAGAAGAACCGGCGTAACAACCCGGATCGACTGGAGATGAAGAAGCACTGCCCGCGTTGCAATGCGCACACCGCGCATCGCGAAACGCGATAA
- a CDS encoding hydrolase, which produces MPDSQPQPHLPSNSPNPSAGLLLCGARLTDGRTVDVRLGGGRIEAVGTAGSLAQGPARAGAQRVDLTGYLLLPAPAEPHAHGDTALSAEGPGPASCAPEDVRRRATEATLLQLGHGATAVRAHVRVGDVQGLGALNAVLQARRALRGLAELTAVAMPRLLTGMAGADGLAMLRDAAKMGAAAVGGCPDLDPDPTGYVEAVLEVAAEHGLPVDLHTDAADPARLSRLAAMAGGLRPGVTIGPCAGLARLPADAASRAADQLAAAGVTVVCLPQGGCGGTDRRGTAPVRLLRAAGVRTAAGSGALRDVSNPVGRGDPLEAAYLLASAHGLGSEDAYDAVSATARAALGLPRVRVEAGFPAELLAVRGDHLPGALSLAYSRIVIHRARVVARTSAVREYCNSAAAAEPGLPRQGRGEVP; this is translated from the coding sequence ATGCCCGACAGCCAGCCGCAGCCGCACCTGCCGTCGAACTCGCCGAATCCGTCGGCCGGTCTGCTGCTGTGCGGAGCGCGGCTGACCGACGGCCGGACCGTGGACGTACGGCTGGGCGGCGGCCGGATCGAGGCCGTGGGCACCGCGGGCAGCCTGGCGCAGGGGCCGGCCCGCGCGGGCGCCCAGCGGGTGGACCTCACCGGCTATCTGCTGCTGCCCGCCCCGGCGGAGCCGCACGCGCACGGCGACACCGCCCTGTCCGCCGAGGGGCCGGGCCCGGCCTCCTGTGCCCCCGAGGACGTCCGGCGCCGGGCCACGGAGGCGACGCTGCTCCAGCTGGGGCACGGGGCGACCGCCGTACGGGCGCACGTCCGCGTGGGCGATGTACAGGGCCTCGGCGCGCTGAACGCCGTGCTCCAGGCCCGGCGGGCGCTGCGGGGGCTCGCGGAGCTGACCGCGGTGGCGATGCCCCGGCTGCTGACCGGGATGGCCGGGGCGGACGGGCTCGCGATGCTGCGGGACGCGGCGAAGATGGGCGCCGCGGCGGTGGGCGGCTGCCCGGACCTGGACCCGGATCCCACGGGGTACGTGGAGGCGGTCCTGGAGGTGGCCGCGGAGCACGGCCTGCCGGTGGACCTGCACACGGACGCCGCCGACCCGGCCCGGCTGTCCCGGCTCGCGGCGATGGCGGGTGGTCTGCGCCCCGGCGTGACGATCGGCCCGTGTGCCGGTCTCGCGCGCCTGCCCGCCGACGCGGCCTCCCGCGCCGCCGACCAGCTCGCGGCGGCCGGGGTGACGGTCGTCTGCCTGCCCCAGGGCGGCTGCGGCGGCACCGACCGGCGGGGCACGGCCCCGGTACGGCTGCTGCGCGCGGCCGGGGTGCGGACGGCGGCCGGCAGCGGCGCGCTGCGGGACGTGTCGAACCCCGTGGGCCGCGGCGACCCCCTGGAGGCCGCCTACCTGCTGGCCTCCGCCCACGGTCTGGGCTCCGAGGACGCGTACGACGCCGTGAGCGCGACGGCACGCGCCGCGCTGGGCCTCCCCCGGGTCCGGGTGGAGGCGGGGTTCCCGGCCGAGCTCCTGGCCGTGCGCGGCGACCATCTGCCGGGCGCGCTCTCCCTGGCGTACAGCCGGATCGTGATCCACCGCGCCCGGGTGGTGGCCCGGACGAGCGCGGTGCGGGAGTACTGCAACTCGGCGGCGGCCGCGGAGCCGGGACTGCCGCGGCAGGGGCGGGGCGAGGTGCCGTAG
- a CDS encoding SDR family oxidoreductase gives MRIVIAGGHGQIALRLERLLAARGYEVAGIIRRPEQSDDLRSAGAEPVVLDLESASVEDVTELLRGADAAVFAAGAGPGSGTDRKETVDRGAAVLFADAAVRAGVRRFVVVSSMGANPAHQGDEVFDAYLRAKGEADAYVTRQKDLDWTILRPGSLTNDAGTGLVRLEAHTGRGMIPRDDVAAVLAELVDTSATAGLTLELTGGSTPVSVAVKSVAGN, from the coding sequence ATGCGCATTGTCATCGCTGGTGGTCACGGTCAGATCGCGCTGCGGCTGGAACGGCTGCTCGCCGCGCGTGGGTACGAGGTCGCGGGGATCATCCGCAGGCCGGAACAGAGCGACGATCTGCGGTCGGCCGGGGCCGAGCCGGTGGTGCTGGATCTGGAGTCCGCCTCGGTGGAGGACGTCACGGAGCTGCTGCGGGGCGCGGACGCGGCGGTGTTCGCGGCGGGCGCGGGTCCGGGCAGCGGTACGGACCGCAAGGAGACGGTGGACAGGGGCGCGGCCGTGCTGTTCGCGGACGCGGCCGTGCGCGCGGGCGTACGCCGGTTCGTGGTGGTGTCCTCGATGGGCGCGAACCCCGCGCACCAGGGGGACGAGGTGTTTGACGCCTATCTGCGCGCAAAGGGCGAGGCCGACGCGTACGTCACCCGTCAGAAGGACCTGGACTGGACGATCCTGCGGCCCGGATCGCTGACCAATGACGCCGGCACCGGCCTGGTCCGCCTGGAGGCGCACACCGGGCGCGGCATGATCCCGCGGGACGATGTGGCCGCCGTACTCGCGGAGCTGGTGGACACCTCGGCGACGGCCGGTCTGACGCTGGAACTGACGGGCGGTTCGACGCCGGTGTCGGTCGCGGTGAAGTCGGTGGCGGGGAACTGA